In Osmia bicornis bicornis chromosome 1, iOsmBic2.1, whole genome shotgun sequence, the following proteins share a genomic window:
- the LOC114872773 gene encoding probable 39S ribosomal protein L24, mitochondrial, whose amino-acid sequence MRLTGTLLSKIGEWSKKYGNLPDRYIDRVMEKVYWKSPPGKPQYLRRKIVATKKFYFSIHRPWTTTFQVENFKHKRRDFVPVEPIKDWSFFRGDRVEVLVGKDRGKQGIVRDIIQERNWIIVQGLNTKLIIQGKTKDFPGICMLIEQPLLVTTQVQLVDPYDLKGAPIEWRYTEEGEKVRISTRSNRIIPIPVSSKETIDYKSPELYMERPKDTVADHVKEVTFEAHLKTFEMDIMDKMGIKEDRVPKKYFWY is encoded by the exons ATGAGGTTGACAGGTACTTTACTTTCAAAAATAGGTGAATGGTCtaaaaaatatggaaatttgCCAGATCGGTATATAGACCGCGTTATGGAAAAG GTGTATTGGAAATCACCTCCGGGGAAACCGCAATACCTTCGAAGGAAAATAGTAGcaacaaaaaaattttatttttctattcacCGACCATGGACCACAACATTTcaagtcgaaaattttaaacataaaCGGAGAGATTTCGTTCCAGTTGAACCCATTAAAGATTGGAGTTTCTTTCGCGGAGATCGC gtCGAAGTACTTGTTGGAAAAGATAGAGGAAAACAGGGAATAGTGAGGGATATTATTCAGGAAAGAAATTGGATTATTGTACAAGGCCTAAATACAAAGTTAATAATACAAGGAAAGACCAAAGATTTTCCTGGTATTTGTATGCTTATAGAACAACCATTATTAGTTACTACACAGGTTCAGTTAGTGGATCCCTATGATTT aaagGGAGCTCCCATAGAATGGAGGTATACAGAAGAAGGTGAAAAAGTAAGAATATCAACTAGATCTAATAGAATAATTCCAATACCTGTATCGAGTAAAGAAACTATAGACTACAAATCCCCTGAATTATATATGGAACGGCCAAAAGATACTGTTGCAGATCATGTAAAGGAGGTAACATTTGAG GCTCATCTAAAAACGTTTGAAATGGATATTATGGACAAGATGGGTATTAAAGAAGACCGTGTaccaaagaaatatttttggtACTAG
- the LOC114872774 gene encoding vesicle-associated membrane protein 7, whose product MPILYSVVARGPVVLAKYAACTGNFEEVTENILAKIPPQNDRLTYSQGPYRFHYICEDNIIYMCITDDDFQKSRAFLYLTEIKRRFIAVYDQGAQTAVAYAMNSDFARVLANEMKYYSESNQDIDVLSKVHGELDELKDIMVKNIDNVAMRGERLELLVNKTENLTANSVTFRKTSRNLARSLFWKNVKIYVIIGVILIIVIYVIVSMACGGLAWPKCVGN is encoded by the exons ATGCCAATTTTATACAGTGTGGTGGCTCGAGGGCCAGTTGTGCTGGCAAAATATGCTGCCTGTACAGGAAATTTTGAGGAAGTGACAGAAAATATTCTAGCTAAAATTCCACCTCAAAATGATAGATTAACATATTCACAAGGACCTTATCGATTTCATTACATCTGTGAagataatattatttacatgTGCATCACAGATGAT GATTTTCAAAAATCAAGGGCATTTTTGTATCTTacagaaattaaaagaaggTTTATAGCTGTTTATGATCAAGGAGCACAGACTGCAGTGGCATATGCAATGAACTCAGACTTTGCTAGAGTTCTAGCTAATGAAATG AAATATTACAGTGAGTCTAATCAGGACATTGATGTATTGTCTAAAGTGCATGGCGAATTAGATGAATTGAAGGACATAATGGTAAAAAATATCGATAATGTAGCTATGCGCGGGGAACGATTAGAGCTTCTCGTAAATAAGACCGAAAATTTAACTGCCAAT TCAGTCACATTTAGGAAAACGAGCAGAAATTTGGCCCGCTCGCTATTCtggaaaaatgttaaaatttacGTTATTATTGGTGTTATCCTTATT ATTGTGATATACGTTATCGTGTCTATGGCTTGCGGAGGCTTAGCTTGGCCAAAATGTGTCGGAAATTAA